In the genome of Gordonia rubripertincta, one region contains:
- a CDS encoding aspartate kinase has product MALVVQKYGGSSVATAERIRRVAERIVETKKQGNDVVVVVSAMGDTTDELLDLAQQVNPAPPAREMDMLLTSGERISNALVAMAISSLGAHAQSFTGSQAGVITTSSHGKAKIIDVTPGRVRSALDDGKIVLVAGFQGVSQDTKDITTLGRGGSDTTAVALAAALEADVCEIYTDVDGVYSADPRIVSDAKKLDTVSFEEMLELAACGAKVLMLRCVEYARRYNVPVHVRSSYSTKPGTVVTGSMEDIPVEEAILTGVAHDRSEAKITVVGLDDKPGYAAKVFRAVADAEINIDMVLQNISKIDTGKTDITFTLPRELGPLGVEKLTKLQEEIGFTELLYDDHIGKVSLVGAGMKSHPGVTATFCEALSEAGVNIELISTSEIRISVLCRDTELDDAVRALHAAFDLGGEEEAVVYAGTGR; this is encoded by the coding sequence GTGGCCCTCGTGGTGCAGAAGTACGGCGGATCCTCGGTCGCAACGGCCGAACGCATCCGTCGCGTTGCCGAGCGCATCGTCGAGACGAAGAAGCAGGGCAACGACGTTGTCGTCGTCGTCTCGGCGATGGGCGACACCACCGACGAACTGCTCGACCTCGCCCAGCAGGTCAATCCGGCGCCCCCGGCGCGCGAGATGGACATGCTCCTGACCTCGGGTGAGCGCATCTCCAACGCACTGGTGGCGATGGCCATCAGTTCGCTTGGCGCACACGCTCAGTCGTTCACCGGCTCACAGGCCGGCGTCATCACGACGAGCTCTCACGGCAAGGCCAAGATCATCGACGTCACGCCGGGCCGCGTCCGTAGCGCGCTCGACGACGGCAAGATCGTGCTGGTCGCCGGATTCCAGGGTGTCTCGCAGGACACCAAGGACATCACCACCCTCGGTCGCGGTGGCTCCGACACCACCGCCGTCGCGCTGGCGGCGGCCCTCGAGGCCGACGTCTGCGAGATCTACACCGACGTCGACGGCGTGTACTCCGCCGATCCGCGCATCGTCTCCGACGCCAAGAAGCTCGACACCGTCTCCTTCGAGGAGATGCTCGAGCTCGCGGCCTGTGGCGCGAAGGTCCTGATGCTGCGGTGCGTGGAGTATGCCCGCCGGTACAACGTTCCCGTTCACGTGCGCTCGTCGTACTCGACCAAACCCGGCACCGTGGTGACCGGATCGATGGAGGACATTCCCGTGGAAGAAGCCATTCTCACCGGCGTCGCACACGATCGCAGCGAAGCCAAGATCACCGTCGTGGGTCTCGACGACAAGCCCGGCTACGCCGCCAAGGTGTTCCGTGCCGTCGCCGACGCCGAGATCAACATCGACATGGTGTTGCAGAACATCTCGAAGATCGACACCGGCAAGACCGACATCACCTTCACCCTGCCGCGCGAGCTCGGCCCGCTGGGCGTCGAGAAGCTCACCAAGCTGCAGGAGGAGATCGGCTTCACCGAACTGCTGTACGACGACCACATCGGCAAGGTCTCCCTCGTCGGTGCCGGCATGAAGTCGCACCCGGGCGTCACCGCCACCTTCTGCGAGGCCCTCAGCGAGGCCGGCGTGAACATCGAGCTGATCTCCACCTCGGAGATCCGCATCTCGGTGCTGTGCCGCGACACCGAACTCGACGACGCCGTGCGCGCTCTGCACGCCGCCTTCGACCTCGGTGGCGAAGAAGAAGCTGTTGTCTACGCAGGAACGGGTCGATAA
- a CDS encoding aspartate-semialdehyde dehydrogenase, whose product MGARIGVVGATGQVGAVMRTLLAERNFPADEVRFFASPRSAGKKLPWGDGEIVVEDAATADPAGLDIALFSAGATMSREQAPRFAAAGVTVIDNSSAWRKDPDVPLVVSEVNGELAKNPPKGIIANPNCTTMAAMPVLKPLHDEAGLQRLIISSYQAVSGSGLAGVEELAGQVRAVAGDAEKLVHDGSAVEFPAPNKYVAPIAFNVVALAGSLVDDGTGETDEDQKLRNESRKILGLPELLVSGTCVRVPVFTGHSLSINAEFAEPLSVARAQEILGAATGVELTDVPTPLAAAGKDNSLVGRIRQDPGVPDGRGLALFVSGDNLRKGAALNTIQIAELLV is encoded by the coding sequence GTGGGTGCACGTATCGGAGTCGTCGGTGCGACCGGCCAGGTCGGCGCCGTCATGCGAACCCTGCTGGCGGAACGCAACTTCCCGGCCGACGAGGTGCGCTTCTTCGCGTCGCCGCGCTCGGCGGGCAAGAAGCTGCCGTGGGGCGACGGGGAGATCGTGGTGGAGGATGCGGCCACCGCAGACCCCGCCGGTCTCGACATCGCACTGTTCTCCGCGGGCGCCACGATGTCCCGTGAGCAGGCGCCGCGGTTCGCCGCCGCCGGTGTCACCGTGATCGACAACTCGTCGGCATGGCGCAAGGATCCCGATGTGCCGCTGGTGGTCTCGGAGGTCAACGGTGAGCTGGCGAAGAACCCGCCCAAGGGCATCATCGCCAACCCCAACTGCACCACCATGGCCGCCATGCCAGTGCTCAAGCCGCTGCACGACGAAGCGGGACTGCAGCGCCTGATCATCTCGAGCTACCAGGCGGTCTCCGGTAGCGGTCTGGCCGGTGTGGAGGAACTCGCCGGGCAGGTGCGGGCAGTCGCCGGCGATGCCGAGAAGCTGGTCCACGACGGTTCGGCCGTCGAGTTCCCGGCCCCCAACAAGTACGTCGCTCCCATCGCGTTCAATGTTGTGGCACTTGCCGGTTCGCTCGTCGACGACGGGACCGGGGAGACCGACGAGGATCAGAAGCTGCGCAACGAGTCGCGTAAGATCCTCGGTCTCCCCGAACTGCTCGTCAGCGGAACCTGCGTGCGCGTACCCGTGTTCACCGGCCACTCGCTGTCGATCAACGCGGAGTTCGCCGAGCCGCTGTCGGTGGCGCGTGCCCAGGAGATCCTCGGTGCCGCAACCGGAGTCGAGCTCACCGACGTGCCCACACCGCTCGCCGCGGCCGGCAAGGACAACTCGCTCGTGGGTCGTATTCGTCAGGACCCGGGTGTCCCGGACGGTCGCGGCCTGGCGCTGTTCGTCTCGGGTGACAACCTCCGAAAGGGTGCTGCTCTCAACACCATTCAGATCGCCGAGCTGCTGGTCTAG
- a CDS encoding FadR/GntR family transcriptional regulator, with protein sequence MSQSTGGTADRHDETLAAIGRRIVSGAQPAGSVLTLDAICTEHGVSRTVAREVIKVLESMGLVESRRRVGITIQPRTRWSVFDPRLIRWRLDGADRAEFLSTLSELRRGFEPVAAALAAERANEHHCRILAAAVSDMSVHGRTGDLQSYLLADKVFHRTLLEASGNEMFRSLADVVGEVLAGRTHHGMMPPTPNPAAIALHDDVARAIRLRDPEAAEASMREIITEAAAAVSPPPPDPSAA encoded by the coding sequence GTGAGTCAGAGCACAGGTGGGACTGCGGATCGCCACGACGAGACCCTTGCTGCCATCGGCCGACGCATCGTCTCGGGGGCGCAGCCGGCGGGCAGCGTTCTGACGCTCGACGCCATCTGCACGGAGCACGGGGTGTCGCGGACCGTGGCGCGCGAGGTGATCAAGGTCCTCGAATCGATGGGACTCGTCGAGTCCCGACGCCGGGTCGGCATCACCATCCAACCGCGGACCAGGTGGAGCGTGTTCGACCCTCGACTCATCCGATGGCGTCTCGACGGCGCGGACCGTGCGGAGTTCCTCTCGACCCTGTCGGAGCTACGACGCGGCTTCGAGCCCGTGGCGGCCGCACTGGCGGCCGAACGTGCGAACGAGCACCACTGCCGCATCCTCGCGGCCGCGGTGTCGGACATGTCGGTTCACGGCCGGACCGGCGACCTGCAGTCATATCTGTTGGCGGACAAGGTCTTCCACCGCACTCTGCTCGAGGCGAGCGGCAACGAGATGTTCCGGTCGCTGGCCGACGTCGTCGGCGAGGTCCTCGCCGGCCGAACCCATCACGGGATGATGCCGCCGACCCCGAACCCGGCGGCCATCGCACTGCATGACGACGTGGCGAGAGCAATACGCCTCCGCGACCCGGAGGCCGCGGAGGCGTCGATGCGAGAGATCATCACCGAGGCGGCAGCAGCCGTCTCACCTCCGCCGCCGGACCCCTCCGCTGCCTGA
- a CDS encoding gluconokinase: MRSPVVVMGVSGSGKSTVGAAVAQRLRVPFADADDFHSAENIAKMSAGQPLDDDDRRPWLESIGAWLAEHGDGGVMSCSALKHEYRDRLRGHEPSVLFAHLAGSVEVIARRQASRPGHFMPTALLKSQFETLEPLTSDERGLTVDVDQSVDAIVDELVASLPDGEEN; encoded by the coding sequence ATGCGATCTCCGGTGGTCGTCATGGGGGTTTCCGGGTCGGGGAAGTCGACCGTGGGAGCCGCGGTGGCGCAGCGTCTACGCGTTCCGTTCGCCGACGCCGACGATTTCCATTCGGCGGAGAACATCGCCAAGATGTCGGCCGGGCAGCCGCTCGACGACGACGACCGGCGTCCGTGGCTGGAATCCATCGGGGCCTGGTTGGCCGAACACGGTGACGGCGGCGTGATGAGCTGCTCCGCGCTCAAGCACGAGTACCGCGACCGTCTCCGCGGGCACGAGCCCTCGGTGCTGTTCGCGCATCTCGCCGGATCGGTCGAGGTCATCGCCCGCCGGCAGGCGTCGCGGCCGGGGCATTTCATGCCGACGGCGCTGCTGAAATCCCAGTTCGAAACCCTCGAACCCCTGACATCCGATGAACGCGGCCTGACCGTCGACGTGGACCAGAGTGTGGACGCCATCGTCGACGAGCTGGTCGCGTCGCTCCCCGACGGCGAGGAGAACTGA
- a CDS encoding GntP family permease, which produces MLSTTTILAASADLPEPVAPGWQLVVAALAGIAVIVVAITVAKVHPFLALVGGGAMVGIVAGESIPTVLESFTTGFGSTAAGVGILIALGAMFAKLLADSGGADEIVDTIVGHASPRMLPWAMALVGAIIGLPMFFEIGLVLLMPVIYLVARRSGLGLIPIGIPALAGLSAMHGFVPPHPGPLVAIDALGADLGLTLALGVGVAIPTIIVSGPLFATVAGKWVQVEAPHTFDVDPDDGPTTKRPSFGITMFSVLLPVVLMLGKALAEIFVDDEDQLFRRVLDILGTPLIALLIAVVVAMFTLGRGSGMDRETISKCTGAALPAIAGILLIVSAGGGFKQVLVDTGIGTLLADWATGANVPVLVLAWVLAALIRLATGSATVATITASSLMLGLVDGLSSGEVSLVVLAIGAGSVFLSHVNDAGFWLVKEYFGMSVGQTFKTWSMMETLLSVSGLVVVLALGLVI; this is translated from the coding sequence ATGTTGTCGACCACCACGATCCTCGCCGCGAGCGCGGATCTGCCCGAGCCGGTCGCGCCGGGCTGGCAGCTCGTCGTCGCGGCACTGGCCGGTATCGCGGTCATCGTCGTCGCCATCACTGTCGCGAAGGTTCATCCGTTCCTCGCGCTGGTCGGCGGCGGTGCCATGGTCGGCATCGTCGCGGGTGAGTCGATCCCGACGGTCTTGGAGTCCTTCACCACCGGATTCGGTTCCACCGCAGCCGGTGTGGGCATCCTTATCGCGCTCGGTGCGATGTTCGCGAAGTTGCTCGCCGACTCCGGGGGCGCCGACGAGATCGTGGACACGATCGTCGGCCATGCCTCCCCGCGGATGCTGCCGTGGGCGATGGCGCTCGTCGGGGCGATCATCGGTCTGCCGATGTTCTTCGAGATCGGCCTCGTCCTCCTGATGCCGGTCATCTACCTGGTCGCTCGCCGGTCGGGCCTGGGCCTGATCCCGATCGGAATCCCTGCGCTCGCCGGCCTCTCGGCCATGCACGGCTTCGTGCCCCCGCATCCGGGCCCGCTCGTGGCGATCGACGCCCTCGGCGCCGACCTCGGTCTCACGCTCGCACTCGGTGTGGGCGTGGCGATCCCGACGATCATCGTCTCGGGCCCGCTGTTTGCGACCGTCGCCGGTAAGTGGGTGCAGGTCGAGGCGCCGCACACCTTCGACGTCGACCCCGACGACGGTCCGACGACCAAGCGCCCGTCCTTCGGGATCACCATGTTCAGCGTCCTGCTGCCCGTCGTCCTGATGCTGGGGAAGGCGCTCGCCGAGATCTTCGTCGACGACGAGGACCAGCTCTTCCGTCGCGTTCTCGACATCCTCGGTACTCCTCTGATCGCGCTGCTGATCGCGGTTGTCGTCGCGATGTTCACCCTGGGCCGCGGATCGGGGATGGACCGCGAGACCATCTCGAAGTGCACCGGTGCGGCGTTGCCCGCCATCGCCGGCATCCTGCTGATCGTCTCCGCCGGTGGCGGTTTCAAGCAGGTCCTCGTCGACACGGGTATCGGCACGCTCCTGGCCGACTGGGCCACCGGTGCGAACGTCCCGGTTCTGGTCCTCGCCTGGGTGCTCGCCGCGCTGATCCGCCTGGCCACGGGCTCGGCGACCGTCGCGACCATCACCGCGTCGTCGCTGATGCTCGGACTCGTCGACGGACTGAGCTCGGGTGAGGTCTCGCTGGTCGTCCTCGCGATCGGTGCCGGCTCAGTCTTCCTGTCGCACGTCAACGACGCCGGCTTCTGGCTGGTCAAGGAGTACTTCGGCATGAGCGTCGGCCAGACATTCAAGACCTGGTCGATGATGGAGACCCTGCTGTCGGTGAGCGGCCTGGTCGTCGTGCTGGCGCTCGGCCTCGTGATCTGA
- a CDS encoding lipase family protein, which yields MKLKSGTSAGSRRRSRLRKTTIAGAVAAACAAAVISPAPDASAADFYTPPASFAGEPGSVIRSQQIPLLLQIPGAPNQWPGTARKVMYTSTYQDGAPAAVTGTVVEPTVPWTGKGPRPTVVVGPGTIGQGDQCAASKLMSLPMSIDITKPSIGVNYTAPEMFYMLLNGVRVFVTDYIGMGTPGIHTYVNRSETGHAMIDGARAALRASGAPADAPVGFIGYSQGGGAAASAAELAATYAPELNVRASYAGAPPADLEKVIPAIDGSTIAGAIGFAVNGLTQRYPVVADVVQRETNASGKAALKQISTSCIGDIIPAFGFQQTKNWIRTGETLSSVIARSPEVQKIVGEQRIGRLKPNAPVFLEGGLNDDVIPHGQVAQLAADWRAQGADVRFVTDPTPPILTKSIVNHVVPMLGTFVPGMEFVLGEFRK from the coding sequence ATGAAGCTGAAGTCGGGAACGAGCGCTGGGTCGCGCCGCAGGTCACGCCTGCGAAAGACCACGATCGCGGGTGCGGTGGCAGCGGCGTGTGCGGCAGCCGTGATCAGTCCGGCGCCGGACGCGAGTGCGGCCGATTTCTACACACCTCCGGCATCCTTCGCCGGCGAACCCGGCTCGGTGATCCGGAGCCAGCAGATCCCGCTGCTCCTGCAGATCCCGGGCGCGCCGAATCAGTGGCCGGGCACGGCCCGCAAGGTCATGTACACCTCGACCTACCAGGACGGCGCGCCGGCGGCGGTCACCGGGACCGTCGTCGAGCCGACCGTGCCGTGGACCGGGAAGGGTCCGCGCCCGACCGTCGTCGTCGGTCCCGGCACCATCGGCCAGGGTGACCAGTGCGCGGCGTCGAAGTTGATGAGCCTGCCGATGTCCATCGACATCACCAAGCCCAGCATCGGCGTCAACTACACCGCGCCGGAGATGTTCTACATGCTGCTCAACGGTGTCCGGGTCTTCGTCACCGACTACATCGGCATGGGCACCCCGGGCATCCACACCTACGTCAACCGTTCGGAGACCGGCCACGCCATGATCGACGGCGCGCGGGCGGCATTGCGCGCATCCGGTGCCCCGGCCGACGCGCCGGTCGGCTTCATCGGCTACTCGCAGGGCGGTGGCGCAGCCGCCTCCGCGGCCGAACTCGCCGCGACCTACGCGCCGGAACTGAACGTCCGTGCCAGTTATGCCGGCGCACCGCCCGCCGACCTGGAGAAGGTGATCCCGGCCATCGACGGGAGCACCATCGCCGGAGCCATCGGCTTCGCCGTCAACGGCCTCACCCAGCGGTATCCGGTGGTCGCCGACGTCGTGCAACGGGAGACCAACGCCTCCGGAAAGGCTGCGCTGAAGCAGATCTCGACGAGCTGCATCGGCGACATCATTCCCGCCTTCGGCTTCCAGCAGACCAAGAACTGGATCCGCACCGGTGAGACGCTCTCCTCGGTGATCGCTCGGTCGCCCGAGGTACAGAAGATCGTGGGCGAACAGCGCATCGGACGCCTGAAGCCGAACGCGCCGGTCTTCCTCGAAGGCGGCCTCAACGACGACGTGATCCCGCACGGTCAGGTCGCCCAGCTTGCCGCGGACTGGCGTGCACAGGGCGCCGACGTCCGGTTCGTCACGGACCCGACGCCGCCGATCCTGACCAAGTCGATCGTCAACCACGTGGTCCCGATGCTCGGCACCTTCGTGCCCGGCATGGAGTTCGTCCTCGGCGAGTTCCGGAAGTAG
- a CDS encoding organic hydroperoxide resistance protein — MAIEPVYTISSKASGGGRDGEVVSASGQIDLDLRPPKEMGGSGDGSNPEELFSAGYAACFLGALRATSKAAGSPVPDDSTVNVTVGIGKDPADGGFGLTVAIDVSIPGVDEAKAQELANKAHEFCPYSKATRGNIEQKVTVTV, encoded by the coding sequence ATGGCGATCGAACCCGTCTACACCATCTCGTCCAAGGCATCCGGCGGCGGACGCGACGGTGAGGTGGTCTCGGCCTCGGGCCAGATCGACCTCGACCTCCGACCGCCGAAGGAGATGGGCGGCAGCGGCGACGGCTCCAACCCGGAGGAACTCTTCTCGGCCGGCTACGCGGCGTGCTTCCTCGGAGCACTCCGGGCCACGTCGAAGGCGGCCGGCAGCCCGGTGCCCGACGACTCCACCGTGAACGTGACCGTCGGCATCGGCAAGGACCCCGCCGACGGCGGCTTCGGTCTGACCGTGGCGATCGACGTCTCCATCCCCGGGGTCGACGAGGCGAAGGCCCAGGAGCTGGCGAACAAGGCACACGAGTTCTGCCCGTACTCGAAGGCCACCCGCGGCAACATCGAGCAGAAGGTCACCGTCACCGTCTGA
- a CDS encoding Dps family protein, producing MTTPITSTLTDEQQSVAGKALQDTLVDMLDLTLIAKQAHWNVVGKQFRSVHLDLDELVSVAREFTDAAAERATAIGVSPDGRAETVAKTANTKGFGEGWTKDTEVVDAIVENLKAVIDGLRQRIQVTEEADPVTQDLLISFASKLEQLHWMWQAQSA from the coding sequence ATGACGACCCCCATCACCAGCACCCTCACCGACGAGCAGCAGTCCGTGGCCGGGAAGGCCCTGCAGGACACCCTCGTCGACATGCTTGACCTCACCCTGATCGCCAAGCAGGCCCACTGGAACGTCGTGGGAAAGCAGTTCCGCTCGGTGCATCTCGATCTCGACGAGCTCGTCAGCGTGGCGCGTGAGTTCACCGACGCCGCCGCCGAGCGCGCAACCGCCATCGGAGTCAGCCCGGATGGTCGTGCCGAGACCGTCGCGAAGACCGCGAACACCAAGGGCTTCGGCGAAGGCTGGACCAAGGACACCGAGGTCGTCGATGCCATCGTGGAGAACCTCAAGGCGGTCATCGACGGTCTCCGCCAGCGCATCCAGGTCACCGAGGAAGCCGACCCGGTGACGCAGGATCTGCTCATCTCGTTCGCTTCGAAACTCGAACAGCTGCATTGGATGTGGCAGGCGCAGTCCGCCTGA
- a CDS encoding DUF2252 domain-containing protein, whose protein sequence is MTTTPADLAACPTRGERADPLTILAAQARNRVPELIPVRHARMAATPFTFYRGAAAVMADDLSRTPDTGIITQLCGDAHLSNLGLFFSPERRMVFDLNDFDETHIGPFEWDVKRLAASFAIAGRNNGFDDKVNRKIAKTVAKAYRRTIRRSVSMTTLECWYAGIDVESMFADLGDRLDTSVTQRTQKALRKARHRNSAQALAKLCEIDPDGNAHIRSDPPLLVPLTERFTDEDAGVVEARVRERVDSYRATLPLHVQTLLAQFSLVDIAFKVVGVGSVGTRAWIVLMMGRNLEDPLFLQVKEAQRSVLADHVPSSGFDNQGQRVVEGQRLLQAASDLFLGWSTGLDENGDRRDFYVRQLRDGKGSVVVEALEPDAMKLYARLCGMALGQAHARTSTRFDIARYLAETTGFADAMAEFSISYADLNDADHVQMTAAINRGELSVYDLAAAGVNAEGKS, encoded by the coding sequence GTGACCACCACCCCCGCCGACCTGGCCGCCTGTCCGACGCGCGGCGAACGTGCCGACCCGCTGACGATCCTCGCCGCGCAGGCGCGCAACCGCGTGCCCGAACTCATCCCCGTCCGGCACGCGCGGATGGCGGCGACACCGTTCACCTTCTATCGCGGCGCCGCCGCGGTCATGGCCGACGACCTGTCCCGGACCCCCGACACCGGCATCATCACCCAATTGTGCGGGGATGCACACCTCAGCAACCTCGGTCTGTTCTTCAGTCCGGAGCGTCGAATGGTCTTCGACCTCAACGACTTCGACGAGACCCACATCGGGCCTTTCGAATGGGACGTGAAACGACTGGCCGCGAGTTTCGCGATCGCGGGGCGCAACAACGGGTTCGACGACAAGGTCAACCGCAAGATCGCCAAGACGGTGGCGAAGGCCTACCGCCGGACCATCAGGCGAAGTGTCTCGATGACGACGCTCGAGTGCTGGTACGCCGGAATCGATGTCGAGTCCATGTTCGCGGATCTCGGCGATCGCCTGGACACCTCGGTGACCCAACGGACGCAGAAGGCGCTGCGCAAGGCCCGGCACCGCAACAGCGCGCAGGCCCTGGCCAAACTCTGCGAGATCGACCCGGATGGCAACGCGCACATTCGTAGTGACCCGCCCTTGTTGGTCCCGCTGACGGAACGCTTCACCGACGAGGACGCCGGCGTCGTCGAAGCGCGGGTCCGGGAACGTGTCGACAGTTACCGGGCGACGCTGCCGTTGCATGTGCAGACCCTGCTCGCTCAGTTCTCCCTCGTCGACATCGCGTTCAAGGTCGTCGGAGTGGGCAGTGTCGGGACCCGCGCGTGGATCGTGCTGATGATGGGCAGAAACCTGGAGGACCCGCTGTTCCTCCAGGTCAAGGAGGCGCAGCGGTCGGTCCTCGCCGACCACGTGCCGTCTTCGGGCTTCGACAACCAGGGACAACGCGTCGTCGAGGGGCAGCGGCTGCTGCAGGCGGCCAGTGATCTCTTCCTCGGCTGGTCGACGGGACTCGACGAGAACGGCGATCGCCGCGACTTCTACGTGCGGCAGCTCCGCGACGGCAAGGGGTCGGTCGTCGTCGAAGCGCTCGAACCCGATGCGATGAAACTCTATGCGCGCCTGTGCGGAATGGCGCTCGGTCAGGCGCACGCCCGCACGTCGACCCGGTTCGACATCGCTCGGTATCTCGCCGAGACAACGGGTTTCGCCGACGCGATGGCAGAGTTCTCGATCTCCTACGCCGATCTCAACGACGCCGACCACGTCCAGATGACGGCGGCAATAAACCGTGGCGAACTGAGCGTGTACGACCTGGCCGCCGCGGGAGTGAACGCAGAGGGAAAGAGCTGA
- a CDS encoding dipeptidase: MDDATLRDRVRELMPRAKSDLAEMVRFRSVHDPQQFPPEECDGMVDWLLTAFRELGVGDVAAHVTSDGSKAVTGQIPGPEDAPTVLLYFHHDVQPPLGDDEWDSPVWELTERDGRWYGRGAADCKGNIAVHLTALRSLAGEFGVTVKIIGEGSEEQGTGGLEHFAVENPDLLRADAILIADSGNFAVGKPSLTTTLRGIANIDVSVETLESAMHSGMFGGAAPDALAALIAMLATLRDDHGNTTITGLDADAEWPGVSYPPEQFRSDATVLEGVELVGSGSVSDMVWARPAATVLGIDCPPVVGSSAAVQPRARARINLRVPPGMDPTYAQDALIEHLTAVTPWNARVSFEREAVGSPFVGSTSGPAYEALTDALATAYGSEVLIQGQGGSIPLCNVLQSTFPDAEIMLFGVEEPQCLIHAPNESVDPTEIERIALAEALFLRDYASRAAEAPKSEAPRSAAITAGEV; the protein is encoded by the coding sequence ATGGACGACGCGACATTGCGGGATCGGGTGCGGGAGTTGATGCCTCGCGCGAAGTCGGATCTGGCGGAGATGGTTCGGTTCCGGTCGGTCCACGACCCACAGCAGTTCCCGCCGGAGGAATGCGACGGCATGGTCGACTGGCTGCTCACGGCATTCCGTGAGCTGGGCGTCGGCGATGTCGCCGCGCACGTGACCAGCGACGGTTCCAAGGCCGTCACCGGGCAGATCCCCGGTCCGGAAGACGCGCCGACGGTCCTGCTGTACTTCCATCACGACGTGCAGCCGCCGCTGGGCGACGACGAATGGGATTCCCCGGTCTGGGAGCTGACCGAGCGCGACGGCCGCTGGTACGGCCGCGGGGCCGCCGACTGCAAGGGCAACATCGCCGTACATCTCACCGCGTTGCGTTCGCTTGCCGGCGAGTTCGGGGTCACCGTGAAGATCATCGGCGAGGGCTCGGAGGAGCAGGGGACCGGCGGACTCGAGCATTTCGCGGTCGAGAACCCTGACCTCCTGCGCGCCGACGCCATCCTGATCGCCGACTCCGGCAACTTCGCCGTCGGCAAACCGAGCCTCACCACGACGCTGCGCGGCATCGCCAACATCGACGTGTCGGTCGAAACCCTGGAATCGGCAATGCACTCCGGAATGTTCGGCGGGGCCGCACCCGATGCGCTCGCCGCCCTCATCGCGATGCTCGCCACCCTCCGCGACGATCACGGCAACACCACCATCACCGGTCTCGATGCCGACGCCGAGTGGCCCGGCGTGTCCTATCCGCCCGAACAGTTCCGTTCTGATGCAACGGTTCTCGAAGGCGTCGAACTCGTGGGGTCCGGATCGGTGTCGGACATGGTGTGGGCGCGGCCCGCGGCGACGGTGCTCGGCATCGACTGCCCGCCGGTGGTCGGGTCCTCCGCCGCCGTTCAGCCCCGGGCGCGGGCACGCATCAATCTGCGCGTGCCACCGGGGATGGACCCGACCTACGCCCAGGACGCCCTCATCGAACACCTCACGGCGGTCACCCCGTGGAATGCGCGGGTGTCCTTCGAACGCGAGGCGGTGGGATCGCCGTTCGTCGGTTCGACCTCCGGGCCGGCCTACGAGGCGCTGACCGACGCGCTGGCCACCGCCTACGGCAGCGAGGTGCTGATCCAGGGGCAGGGTGGGTCGATCCCGCTGTGCAACGTCCTGCAGAGCACCTTTCCGGACGCCGAGATCATGCTGTTCGGAGTCGAGGAACCGCAGTGCCTGATCCACGCACCGAACGAGAGCGTCGACCCGACGGAGATCGAGCGGATCGCCCTCGCCGAGGCTCTTTTCCTGCGTGATTACGCGTCCCGCGCGGCGGAGGCCCCGAAATCGGAGGCCCCGAGATCGGCCGCCATCACCGCGGGCGAGGTCTAG
- a CDS encoding helix-turn-helix transcriptional regulator: protein MGAGPNGGDGQVMSIAPERVSHSERVSRDGVSDLRTSERYLRAAVTDLIERNFRDPDFSVEVVARHLHVSRRHLYRVLAGGPTSLAEMIADRRLEWARRLLTGPGNLKLEAVAHASGFASTATMRNRFRAKFGLTPDEFRRTAMAADAEAS, encoded by the coding sequence GTGGGCGCAGGTCCCAATGGTGGTGACGGGCAAGTGATGAGCATTGCGCCGGAACGTGTTTCGCACAGTGAACGCGTTTCTCGTGACGGGGTGTCCGACTTGCGTACCAGTGAGCGGTATCTACGTGCCGCGGTCACCGACCTCATCGAGCGTAATTTCCGCGACCCAGATTTCAGTGTCGAGGTCGTGGCACGGCACCTTCACGTGAGTCGCCGGCATCTCTACCGCGTTCTCGCCGGCGGCCCGACGTCGCTGGCCGAGATGATCGCCGACCGCCGTCTCGAGTGGGCGCGCCGCCTGTTGACCGGTCCGGGGAACCTGAAACTCGAAGCGGTGGCGCATGCTTCGGGCTTCGCCTCGACGGCGACGATGCGCAACCGCTTCCGCGCCAAGTTCGGTCTCACACCCGACGAATTCCGGCGCACCGCAATGGCGGCCGACGCAGAAGCCAGTTAA